A segment of the Onychomys torridus chromosome 16, mOncTor1.1, whole genome shotgun sequence genome:
GTGGGGGCAGTGCTGCTGTCCCTCGCAGCCAGCAGTTTGGAGACTCATGGCTTTGGACTGCCCAGGGTGCAGTGAGTCTGCCAGACTGTCTCTGCAGGACATGTGCATTCCTGAAGAGGTAAAGCTGGTGACGCGGTGGATGTATGGTGCAGAGGCAAGGAACGTGCTCAGTAGGCACATAACCTTTGAGAGCTGTGTCCCCATGCGGGTCATAGCCACCAGATGAAGGACTTGGCGTTTGTGCCCAGCTCAGTACCATCCTAGTCACTATCATCCTAGTCACTGTCCTAGCCCCCAAGTCCTGACCTTAGGTGGAATGTGCACGGGTGTGTGGTTAGGGCTAAGAGCCCTTCGAGCCCAGAGCATCACAGTTTAAAGTCAGCATGCCCTGGAGCAATCCATAACCTCCCATTTATGAGGGCTGAGATGTGTCCTCTGGAACACTGTTTCATAGGTTGGTTCCTGTATACTTTGGGCCAGAGAGCTAAGATCAGCGGCTTGAAAGAGCCCTGGTACGTGGTGGAGAAGGATGGCATCAAGGGTGACGTGCTTGTGGTGAGTGAGATTGGCCTTCACTGTCTAGTGTGCCAACACACAGGCAGTACTGGAGTGCCCATGGGCCTGGAGCAGCAGATCTGTCCTCCATAGCTCCTGGGTCTTCATATAAAATATCCTTAGACTCTTGTTGTGTGTTGGCCATGCGGCCATCATTGCAACCATTCCTAGAAAAACTGCCCGTTTTGCAAAGGAGGATGAGACTCAGATTAGATAACTGGAAAAGTAATCTAATGGAGAGGAGGTTGTCATAGTGCCTGTTCAGCCCTCCCACTTACCCTCCATGGGGGTCCTAGAAGTCCTTGTGGGCTGAGGTAGGCTAGAACCAGGCTGAGCCAGGACCAAGCCATTTCCTTGGTCACATGGTACCCTGGCCCATTCTTGTCTGTCCTAGGTGCTGGAGCAGAAATTCTCCAAGAGGGCAAGCTTTGAGGGGCTTGATGGCATCAAGAGATATTTGGGGTTTTGAATTGGGTGGGGACAGAGGAGTAGGTGCTGCTGGCATCCTGCCTGTGCATACATGGCAGCCCCCAACCCTGACAGGCTCACTGAATCCAGCTCTCAGGAGTGCAAGGGTGGGAACCCTGCTTGGGCAGGCTGAGCTGCCAGCCAGCCGGTGCGGTCAGAGATGCTGGAGGACCCACAGGCTCCTAGGCCACAGACTTTATCACAgaagtcttctagaagagcagcatgGGAAACACTTACTCAGGCTTGAATTAAGGAATCTTTAGCATAAGCTCAGATGGGCCTACTGCGAAAAGCCAGAAAGGTCACTGGCTCAAGGGCCCGGGCGAACTTAGTGTCTTAGCACCCAGAGTCTCAGGACTTGGTGCTCCTAGTTCTgccccaggggagacttggctGCCCTTGGCAGCACCAGGGTTCTTTTGTGCAGACTGTTGGTGATgggaacaggaacttcagaaccAGTCCTGCGTGTGAGAACTACTCGGGCCGGGCCAGCCTCACAATTCTGCAGCCACCCAGGGGGTTGGGGACCTGCTCCCTTCAGCCCCTGCTCTCCCCAGCCAGTTGTTGCTGGTGGTGGGATCCATGGCCCTTCCAAGAGGATAGATGCAGTCTTCAGAACACGATGGGGTGGGGGGTAACAAAAAGTGGGGGGAATCTCACACTTGCCCCTGCTACTGCCCCGTGACCGACCACTCTctcttgttcctttctttctcagcTGAAACCAGGGTAAACAAACCCTTCAGCTGCTGAACTGGATTCTCCATGTGGGCTGGCTTATAATCAGTTACGGCTGTGCTGTTAGGATTGTTCTTATTAATGATGCCTGCTGAGAGATTTGGGGTGAGGGCTGTTCCCCTCAAAGGATCACAACATTTGTATTCTCCTCTGCAGGCTCCCCAGGTAGACCACCCAGCTTTGTACAGGGACCTGCTTAGGACCAACCGTGTACACTGGATTGCTGAGGAACCACCTGCTGCCTTGGTCAGAGACAAGATGATGGAGTGCCATTTCCGATTCCGCCACCAGATGGCACTAGGTGACTGGCTGGAAGGGGCTCTTGTTGCTAAGCTCCCTGGGGTGAGATTAAACCAGAgagtctgtgtacatgtgcagtACTCCTTTGAGTGCACCAGGAAGTCCCCATCATTGGTGTTAGGTAGCTTCAAAACTCCTTATCCTGTGCCTGCCACAGAAAGGGACTAATGTACAGGAATATCATTTTGTCAAGTGCTGGATGTTGGGTCCTAGTATGAGGGATGAAGTTACAGCATATGCTAGTCTGAGGTGTCCTGTCAGAGCCAGGGCTGCTTTGAGCTCTTTGGGCACTGTCGGgtccctctccagcaggaaggaTGTTGGGCATGCCTGCACCCACAGGCTGCCATTTCTCCCCAGGGCTACAGTTGGCCTAGAAAGCAGACCCACACCCATCTCAACTCTCCCCACAGTGCCCTGTGTGCTGACACTCAACCAGGATGGCACTGTGTGGGTCACAGCTGTGAAGGCTCTGCGGGGCCTTGCCCTGGGACAGGTGAGTGGGGCAGAGGGATGTGGAATAGGGGCCTCAACATTGCTGTCCTCATTAGGTCAGGAGCTTGGCCAGCTCTGCCCTGGGGTCtgagacgcacacacacactgtaattcttccctgcctctctttctttccagtttgCTGTGTTCTACAAGGGGGGTGAGTGTCTCGGCAGTGGGAAAATCCTGCGGTTAGGGCCGTCTGCCTACACACTCCAGAAGGGCAAGAATAGAACCAGAGTGACTCCCGAGGTCTCCAGTGACAGCCCAGGCCTGCACCCTACATCCTGACAAAGGCCAAGCTGTTGGGAGGAAGCATTAGAGAAGTCTGGGGCAGACGGTCAGTGATGGGCTAGGTGCTGCCAGAATCAgtggtctggctggctggctgcagagCCACCTGAGGAGGGAGTGTCTGTGCCGGGGCTCCAGTATACCAGAAGCATTGGCTGGCTGTGGGTCTGCCTCGAGGGCCCTGATGGAGCCGCTCTGCCACAGTGTAGTGCATGGAGGCTGCACAGGATCAGCGTTAAATAAAACTGTCCAATAGTCTGACCACTGTGTCTGGGGCTTGCTGGAGGCCTGAGTGGGCTGCTGTGGCTGTCTTCCTTACACGGAGCCTGAACAGCAGGCATGGGGAGCCTCCGTGTGGCGCAGCAGGCATGGAGCCCTGTCCCCTCCCTAGGGCCTGAGCTCTCTccaaaaggaaggctgagttatCTGAGGCCTCTCCTTGTCTGAAAATGTGTGTGAGCTAACCCTTTCCCTGGCAGTGCCCACACCAGGTGGAAGCCAGTGTTTTCCTGTAAGCTTGGCACTGGGTTGAAGTGCACAAGCATGTGTGAGGAAATAATACATTGGAAGACAGCCTTTAGTGGGGAGGTGTGCATGGGTTACAGGCCTGGGCTGGGGTCGGGACCTGTGGGCCATAGGGAAAGGTGCCCACTACTTCTCTGCTCCCAGTTTCCCCAAGGGTAGCACCACTGAGCAGCTGTGTGAGATAATACAGGGGTTAAAGTCTGGGAAACTCACCTTTTTGGACAGGAATCAAGATAAAGGCCCTAAGGGGTGAGGGTTAGATACAGCACTGTCAGGAAACAGTGCCTGGAGCCAACCAGGCCCAGGCTCAAGGAACTCAAGATGCCACTGGAGTTCTCAAAGCCAAGAGAAAGATGACTggtggaatctcaaagtcattagACGTGTGCAGCACCAGAGGGTAGAACACCAGTCCACTGTCTAGGAGATGAGGGGATGCAGAGCAGTCGGTACAAGGAGGAACCAGACTGTGAGACTGAAGATCACACTGAACTGTCCGAAGCTTACCAGAGAGCAGCATGGGTCAGGAGAGAATGAGCAGCACCATGACTACCATGTCTGCTCAGATCTGCAGAACAAGAGAGGTTGGGGACCAGTGGGGCAtcagagcagcagcagagggTCTGACAAGTCACTACAGTGCCaggaggaggcagatgcagaaaaCCAGACTGAAAGGACAGTGAAGTTCCCGAACTGGAGACTGCAACAaggtaggatggctcagtggttagaagtgCTGGCTGTGCAGTCCTGAGGACCAGAGCTTcgactcagcacccacataagctGTGTGgcctgcacatgcctgtaaccccatctCTGAAAGGAGACAGGACTagtggggcttgctggcttccagtttagctgaaaaacaaaccacaaacccCAGATTCAggaagagactctgcctcatgGGGGGCAAGTGATAGAAGACACtggatgcccttttctggtctctgtacacaaacacactgccccccccccccccacacacacaccttttttagATGTTCCCTGTCTGGaaagatgatggctcagtggtgaagagcactggcagAGACATCCATACACACAGAACAAATCTTTCTAAATTCTTAAATTCCCAAATTTGATAGAGACACAGACTGAAGAATTGGAAAACTTGGGCGAGTCCATCCATGTCATGGCAGGCCTGCACATGAATGGAAAACTATGACAATACTCCATGGGCCTGTCTGCCACCCGCATCCCACTAGAGACCTGAGGCTGTCTTCAGGAGTCCCTCCCATGTCACTTTAGGGAGCAGGGTCAGTGGGGACAGGAAACACCCAGCACAACATGGGTACAAATCCaacaattttaatttattctagATGCGTCTCACCTGTGTGGTCATCCAGTGCTGAACAGTAATAAATACACCTGTTAAAAACCTCCAGTGTTGACTCTGTAAAGTCTTAGGTCATAACAACAGTTTAAAACTGACTGCTTGCTTTGTTTGGTGACAGTTGTGCTCAAATTAAAAACTCCAGACCTTCTGGGTGGCATGGGGTTGTGGGATTGTGAGCAAGCGATCACAGTGCTCCAACTCCTGGAGACTAAAGCTTCCCGGTGCCAGGTCATTCTTTGTATGCTGGCCGTCCGCAGAGGCCACTTGGGGGCCACCCTTCACCCTCACAGCAGTGAGTGGCCTCAGGCCATGTCCCATAGACTTTCCTCTCAGGGGAGCGCAGCGTGCTGTGAAAGTCCTTGTATTTGACGGCCTTGTTTACTGTCTCCCATGTGAGAGCAGCTGTACGCCTCACCTCTGCCCGATTTGAACAGCGGTGAAATGCTGAAGTAGACGTGTCCATCCAAATAACCCTGGGCCCCGGTCCCTTGGGCTTGGCCGCATGGTGGCTTGCGGTGGGCTGGTCACAGCAGTTCTTGGTGTGAGTTTCCAAAAAGAATTTGGTAACCATTGATAAGTAGGGCTGTGGCTTTGTTTCTCTGCACAATTGGCCACTTAAAGCAAAATGATGTAATTGGTCAGATTTTGGGGGTGGAGCC
Coding sequences within it:
- the Trmu gene encoding mitochondrial tRNA-specific 2-thiouridylase 1 isoform X2 → MLLPLATMQGPHWRMRRSSSRSTLRDQMGCSETDLKSEIVSQDALRRTIFPLGELTKDFVRKIAAENRLHHVLQKKESMGICFIGKRNFEHFILQYLQPRPGKFVSIEDNTVLGTHKGWFLYTLGQRAKISGLKEPWYVVEKDGIKGDVLVAPQVDHPALYRDLLRTNRVHWIAEEPPAALVRDKMMECHFRFRHQMALVPCVLTLNQDGTVWVTAVKALRGLALGQFAVFYKGGECLGSGKILRLGPSAYTLQKGKNRTRVTPEVSSDSPGLHPTS